Within the Oncorhynchus kisutch isolate 150728-3 linkage group LG13, Okis_V2, whole genome shotgun sequence genome, the region aaGCATTGGCATACACGGTCTATTATTCATTAGTCATGATGAGTCTGATATGATTCTGCTATATAGAAGGGGAAGTACCTTTGTAAGAGTCTCTCCACCACAATGTCTAGCCCATCATGAATTGATATGTTTAATCTGTCTCTGATGATCAATGGGACATCATGTCCCTCTTCTGCCAAAACCACCAACTTATATATTCCCTGAGGGTTCATAAGGAAAAAATCATTATAAGAACAGTAACATGCAAACTGAcatgtatgaacacattataaTTCTGATTACTGTTACTTTTACAGAAGGCTCAAAGATTCTGGAGGCTTAATTGTAGCATGTAAATGACAGTGATAATACATGGTAAGACACCTGAGAACTGCCTGCAAGGGCTGCTCTGCTGTACAGTGATATAGCCTGATCAACAGCTCCTAGCCTGCTGCTTGAGTAGTAGTAGTCGCCCATCTTCAGCAAACCTGGAACCAGAGCGATAGCCTGAGTGTCAGTCTGTGCCATCATGCCTACTCATTGTCACTCTTTGTAATGAAACCAATGAAagcaatggagttggcaagagcacaaacagatctgggaccaggctaacagaTGCTAACAGGTGCTTTATGTAAACTAGCTTTTCCACTACTGACTATAGTCTGTGAGGACACTGTAGGACAGGAACTCACCAGAATCATGTGGGGCATAGTTCATTGTGGAATGGTTATAATACCTCCATTGACAATCATAGCTCTGCTTCAACTCCTGCAATCAAAAAAGAGTGGTAACTCAAGTGTATGATATGGCTTATGGTAATGAATGTCTCTCTGTCAACGCCCTggggtgtctttgtgtgtctctcaaATGAATGTGTCACTAAATCTGAACTAATTGGCTTTAGAAGAATATGAGAGATACAGTATCTTTCTATGAGAAAATAAGAATTCAAATGCCAGACTCCTTACCTCACATAGGTAGGCAACATTATTCTGGGCCACTCCCAAACCTGTTTCAGCGGCAAGGGCATACCTGACCAGAGCCTCGCCCCTTTAGGAACAATACAATACATCAACCCATACCCAtgtacacacacgtgcacacacgtgcacacacacacacacacacacaaacacaaacactgtaACATCAGTAACTCGATTTGACAAATCAAATGAATATGAGGGAAATTTGATTGATGAACTAGAGTCTATTTTGCTTCTCTCACCAGAAGCCCTGGAGGTAGGATTGAAGAGCCTCTCTTACGATGTATCCCAGGTAACCATTCTGCTCACAGATCTGTTTCAGCATGCTAGAGGGCAGGACAACATAATACATAAAACATGTACTGAATCAGAGAGGTTCATCACATAACGACATCAACAAAGTATTGTTATTACCCTGACATCATTATTACCGTAAAACAACAgaaagtacagtcgtggccaaatgttttgagaatgacacaaatattaatttccacaaagtttgctgcttcagtgtctttagatatttttgtcagatgttactatggaatactgaagtataattacaagcatttcataggTGTCAAAGGATttcattgacaattacatgaagttgatgaaaagagtcaatatttgcagtgttgaccctttttttcaagacctctgcaatctgccctggcatgctgtcaattaacttctgggccacatcctgactgatggcagcccattcttgcataatcaatgcttggagtttgtcagaatttgtgggtttttgtttgtccccCCGCCTGGGGAGTTTCCCCTATTTTTGTGACACTAACAGCTTCATCTGAGGATTCATAAGACGAGTAACTGCACTACGCAGGGTCTCTCGCTCTAAGCCACGCTGTGACAGTGGCACTTATTTTTATATATGCAAATACACAGGTCCTTAAATTAGTCCAGCATTTAGTCAGATGACACTTTTCTGCAGCTACCCTCTGGTGCAGTGGACCATACAGGGGTTTTCTTCACTCCCTGAGCTGTGCGGAATAGAGACTTACATCACAGCCCTCTCTGTGTCCCGGGAGACCCCCTCCAGGTTTCCTGTGGACAGGTACCAGGCCGCCTGCACCGCCCCGTCCACGTGACCATAGAGGGAGGAGTTTAGGAAGAGATGAAACGCAGCAGTCTGGGGAGTACAGAAAACACAATGAGTATTAGACCCTTCATAAACCTGAAAAAGGCTTCCTACTTAAAACTCAAGTTGATTTGAAAAAGGATGGGTGAAGTTGGTCCTACCTCATTCTTTTCTGGGTTGTGTGGGTTCTTCCCATTTAAGTAATACACACCCAGGTTAAACATGCCGTCATGACTGCCATTGTGGGCAGCCTGTTCAAAGTACTTGTAGGCAGTCTTGTAGTCTCTCAGTATGGTGCTGTAATACCATCCCAGCCCATTCAAGGCTTGGACTGAACCCTGGGGTCAGAGATGCACATTAAAGGCaagcacacatagacacacacaaacacacaccacaaggTAGAGTATTACAGCACACATACCTTGGCTGCAGCTTTCTCCAATATCTGAAGACCCAGAGTCATGTTCCTCTTCACCCCCTGTCCCTGGAGAGACCATTATCAATCAGTCCTCTAATCAGTctacacatacacaacacatatcTGGCAATATTGAAGTCCTATATCCCTACTTACACAAGACATGATGCTTACCTTAAATAATAAGATAGAGTACTCATACATGGCTGCAGGATCCTCCAGCTCCATGGCACTCTTAGCATACCACTTAACTGCACTCCCAACGTCCTTAGAGACACCATTTTGACCCCAGAATAGAAGCTTTGCTAGATGTTTCTGCATAAGTGAAGTTGTGTCATTTTCAGATTTATTCCCTTGAATCATTCCTAACTTGACGTAGAAGACACTTCTAAGTACTTTAGTCTAGACTAAAAGCGCAATGATTTCTAAGTATCTTGATATATACTGTACCTGTGATTCAACGTCTCCTCTGTCAGCTTGAAGTTTGATATACTGAAAGGTGTCACCTGTCTCATGAGTTAGGCTGTTCAGGTGGTCCTCGTTGCTTATAAGAATGTGCTCCGTGATATATTGCTTGGGGTGAGAGGAAATGTATGGTTAACAGTTATACTAACGTAACAGTACAACTAAAGTTCCTCAAGTCCTTTTTTTATAAATTCACCTGATTCCCCAGTACCCGGTCTTGGTCAATACTGGTCTGTGCCCCAACATTGGAGTAGTAACTGTACGCCATGTCAAAGTCTTTGGGGAACCCGTCAAttccttgtgtgtgtttgtagcccAAATGCATGAGGGCTAAACGGTTGTCTCCCAGTGCACCAATCAGACTGTAGACATGACCCTGGAATACACAGAGGTCATAACAAGGTCACTCATCATGGGTCCGGGGTCACATACAGCTCATGACAAAGGTGGTATTACCCGTGACGAGGTCAGGTGACTGGTCGTTACCTGCTGTTGGTCCACAGGGGCCCCCAGGCCAGCCAGGTGGATGGTGGAGAGCAGCAAGGAGGAGTGGTGGTAGCCATAGCAGGAGGACATCTGCAGCAGGGCTAtcagggaggaggtggtggtggtggagtccATCTGGTTGCTTCCTCTATTGGACAGTCTATTCACTACATGCTCAAACAATCTGCTTCCAAGGTAAAGGGGTGTTCTCCTGTTCTTAGTTCCTACAGGTATCAATGGAGTAGATACAGTAAATGTAACCAAGAATATGTGAGGTGCAGTCAAACACTACCTGCAGGCGATGTAGGTTTAAGTACATAAGGCACCTGTATGAGATGGGTAGCCTATAGGTAATATACCTGTGGTGAAGTCCTTTAGCTGGGTCTCTAAGAAGGTGAAAAGTACACGGTGCTTCTTCTGTGCCTCCCAGGTCCATGTCTGCCTACATGTATTCTGTCCAAACCTTCTCCATAAACTGATGTAGTGAGAGTGACATAAACCTGAAAAATCTAACTCAGTCAGATCTGGtttctccaaaataatgtggcaTAAAACTACCCCAGACTCCATATTCACAGTGCTAGGGTTTGCCTTCAAGACACAGATCCATTTGGTGTTGGCACACAACTCACACAGATGACTAAACATTAATCTAAACAGTATAGAGCTCACCTGTCATAAAGACTTCCTGGTTGTGTGTCACAGCCTGAAGAAAGGCTGCAGTGACTTCTCTGATAACATCACACTCTCTGTGAGTCTTTTCCAGGCCCTCTAATGTCTTGGCAGGGGAAAGGAAGTTGATCACCTGTAATATATTTAACTGTCATAATACTGTAACAACATGAACATATACCTCTtaatacagtagtacagtaaGGCCTATATAGTACATTTCTGTACATTTTCATTTCTCATATTGaacaattgtttaaaaaaaagttaaggCATTTGGACACACCTTTTCTGTGCCCAAACGATAGTATTTGATTGGTCCAAAATAGCCATGGAAACCTGGCATGAACCTGCCCCCTCCAATCACAAAGTATCCACCAGTGTCATTGTAATGGATGTCACTCTGAAAGCTGCAAAATATTCAACACTCAACATTCAAAAGAAATATTGACACTAAGTTATGCAAAGCCCTCCACAAGGCTTTTGGTGCAGTTTGAAGTGTGCAAGTCTTAAAAACACCAAAGTTCACTCCAATCCCTTTTCTGTGTTTACATATCAAAATATTTATGTCTGAAAAAAGTTTGTAATTATCCAAAAAGCTTTGATGCCTTACTCAAATATGTGTGTGTTCCCCACCATTCCTCCCGATGTCATTTCAGGTTTAACTTGCAGTGTCACCTGAAAGACACACAAGACATAAATTCATAATCATAGCCCCAAAACTCCaatatataaagtatatataaATACCATGATGTGAAAAGATGGGATGTAAATTCTGACATGGGACTTTAATGATATACCCCATTCCTAACTGTAGCACCCTAAGCTACCAATTGTGTCTCTGATGCAtatgttgttgctgtatgtacactgaacaaaaatataaataaaacatgtcaagtgtttcatgatctgaaataaaaaatcacagacattttctatacacacaaaaagcttatttatctcaaaggttgtgtacaaatgtgtttacatccctgttagtaagcatttatCCTTTACCAAGtgtatccatccacctgacaagtgtggcatatcaagaagctgattaaacagcatgaccattacacaggtgcaccttgtgctggggggcaATAACAGGCCACTttcaaatgtgtagttttgtcacacaacacaatgccacagattaaacaagttttgaggaagcatgcaattggcatgctgtctgcaggaatgtccaccagagctgttgccagataatttaatgttcatttctctactataagctgcctccaatgtcgttttagagaatttgacagtacatccaactggccgcagaccacatgtaaacacgccagccaaggacctccacatccagcttcttcacctgtgggaacGTCTGAGGGGTGGTGGGTGATGAGgattatttatgtctgtaataaaggcagtttgtggggaaaaactaactctgaatggctgggcctggctccccagtaccactggccagtcatgtgaaatccatagattaaggcctaatgaattaatttaAATTGCCTGATTTCTTATGAATATGAAATGCAACTTAGTAAAATATTTTCAATTAATGCATGTTTAATTTagatttctgttcagtatatcttGCTGGTGATAAATCCAATTTCCAATCATTGGAATAATAGTTTATTAAATTCAATTGTATGGTACCTTAGAGCCTTGTATGAAGCAGTCTAGTCTGATCCAGGTCCAGAGAGGCAGAGCTGTGTGGGCTCTGAATGCCTTATCTCCCCCAGACACCACACGAACCTGAATTATGATATCTCCTAAACAGTAGACAGTACTTTATTAAATCCTAAAACAGACATCTACCATAATGCATGCTGATATCCAATCATAACACTACCTACCTACTGCGCAAAGACACAGCAGCTTGATCACATTCACAGCCCAACATTACATCATAAGTATCAAGTGAGACCATGCTATGCCTCACCTGTGTTAGTGAGCTGCATCAGAGGAGTGTCGTATTTGCTGTTCTGATCAACATGATGGATGATTCCACACAGTTTCTTGTCACACCACTGCACCAGAAAGACCCATATAGACACTGTGATACTGGGGAAAGGGAGATTAATGAGATCTTTCACATTACATTTTCTGTGTCACTGTTCCATAGCTGCCGCAGGGAGGAGATTTAATGAATTTGTGTAGTTGTAATCTGTGATTATATCTTGATTAGATTTTAGATTATGCATCCATCCTTAAGCATCCATAAAGCATGCCCACTGGTATCATCTTCTACATAGGTTAGTTCGCTGATCTTTCAATGCATTGTTTAAAGCATGTAAACAATAAAGAACTGTAGCATATGGAAATGTATATGCTAAGTGAATTAAAAATGGAAGTGAAATGAGCTGTCAGCATTGAACAGACAGAGATCTTTCTGTAACTGACCTAAGGAGGTGCATGGAGTCAGAAATATCAGATGACTGAAACTATCATTTTCAAAATGCTAAATCATTGACCCTTTTAGTTGAACTTTAAAATAACTCACTTTGTAAGAGAGGTCATAATATATATTGTATAATTAATTTGGCATTATACTGGTTATACTTATTCATGTTTATGTGAGTCATTCCAGGTGACATTGTCAGTGCACTTGCAGTTGTTCTCCACAAGACTACCCAAAGGATCAGCTCTCATGATAACGTAGGGAAATGTGTCATGAATGCAAATAAATACTATTTAGAGGGAAGTTAAATCCAAACCTGGGCTGCTCCACAGTGAGGACACGATCTCTCTCAAGATCTCTGTTGATGAAAGGGTGGATCTTGCGAATCACTCCAAAACTCTTTCCAGTGCTAACCATTGGAAATGTCAATATATCCACAGTGTCTACAAATCAATTGAAGAAAATATTAGTATACACTAAAACT harbors:
- the LOC109903001 gene encoding protein sel-1 homolog 3 isoform X1, whose translation is MKVFESFNLCGHAVTVVIILSLALCESSSHIMPTSSSPAGESSVLHGDSIQFDLVPDIVMHGSVVQVSYQCSRACEVGVEVVVSTQTKTGVAVFRRRWTNHRRLHVPRTHPVKLWFPPDMAYRKDLFMRHTLDVHNVMVRAWLDHLEQGKGDKGHVNRTSTYNGSLVRTFKVLQAVLPSERPARLYPGCPSWMADLMWQLTRDRIRQCPHESDTVDILTFPMVSTGKSFGVIRKIHPFINRDLERDRVLTVEQPSITVSIWVFLVQWCDKKLCGIIHHVDQNSKYDTPLMQLTNTGDIIIQVRVVSGGDKAFRAHTALPLWTWIRLDCFIQGSKVTLQVKPEMTSGGMVGNTHIFDFQSDIHYNDTGGYFVIGGGRFMPGFHGYFGPIKYYRLGTEKVINFLSPAKTLEGLEKTHRECDVIREVTAAFLQAVTHNQEVFMTGLCHSHYISLWRRFGQNTCRQTWTWEAQKKHRVLFTFLETQLKDFTTGTKNRRTPLYLGSRLFEHVVNRLSNRGSNQMDSTTTTSSLIALLQMSSCYGYHHSSLLLSTIHLAGLGAPVDQQQGHVYSLIGALGDNRLALMHLGYKHTQGIDGFPKDFDMAYSYYSNVGAQTSIDQDRVLGNQQYITEHILISNEDHLNSLTHETGDTFQYIKLQADRGDVESQKHLAKLLFWGQNGVSKDVGSAVKWYAKSAMELEDPAAMYEYSILLFKGQGVKRNMTLGLQILEKAAAKGSVQALNGLGWYYSTILRDYKTAYKYFEQAAHNGSHDGMFNLGVYYLNGKNPHNPEKNETAAFHLFLNSSLYGHVDGAVQAAWYLSTGNLEGVSRDTERAVIMLKQICEQNGYLGYIVREALQSYLQGFWGEALVRYALAAETGLGVAQNNVAYLCEELKQSYDCQWRYYNHSTMNYAPHDSGLLKMGDYYYSSSRLGAVDQAISLYSRAALAGSSQGIYKLVVLAEEGHDVPLIIRDRLNISIHDGLDIVVERLLQRCVELDEDEDLTPCTLALLRVRMGKSWRKMTQDPIQLSLVYISVVTLIIALITVLIQSALVSLPPECLQVHIPARQRRHTTDRAVDDRTGTSPVNQAEVNGNGQQDPNDPIRREDRMSRTVRMAQGLWSILLRDGQRMQQTVDLAVTVSGVCLCVLCTLILHHLL
- the LOC109903001 gene encoding protein sel-1 homolog 3 isoform X2, with product MKVFESFNLCGHAVTVVIILSLALCESSSHIMPTSSSPAGESSVLHGDSIQFDLVPDIVMHGSVVQVSYQCSRACEVGVEVVVSTQTKTGVAVFRRRWTNHRRLHVPRTHPVKLWFPPDMAYRKDLFMRHTLDVHNVMVRAWLDHLEQGKGDKGHVNRTSTYNGSLVRTFKVLQAVLPSERPARLYPGCPSWMADLMWQLTRDRIRQCPHESDTVDILTFPMVSTGKSFGVIRKIHPFINRDLERDRVLTVEQPSITVSIWVFLVQWCDKKLCGIIHHVDQNSKYDTPLMQLTNTGDIIIQVRVVSGGDKAFRAHTALPLWTWIRLDCFIQGSKVTLQVKPEMTSGGMVGNTHIFDFQSDIHYNDTGGYFVIGGGRFMPGFHGYFGPIKYYRLGTEKVINFLSPAKTLEGLEKTHRECDVIREVTAAFLQAVTHNQEVFMTGLCHSHYISLWRRFGQNTCRQTWTWEAQKKHRVLFTFLETQLKDFTTGTKNRRTPLYLGSRLFEHVVNRLSNRGSNQMDSTTTTSSLIALLQMSSCYGYHHSSLLLSTIHLAGLGAPVDQQQGHVYSLIGALGDNRLALMHLGYKHTQGIDGFPKDFDMAYSYYSNVGAQTSIDQDRVLGNQQYITEHILISNEDHLNSLTHETGDTFQYIKLQADRGDVESQKHLAKLLFWGQNGVSKDVGSAVKWYAKSAMELEDPAAMYEYSILLFKGQGVKRNMTLGLQILEKAAAKGSVQALNGLGWYYSTILRDYKTAYKYFEQAAHNGSHDGMFNLGVYYLNGKNPHNPEKNETAAFHLFLNSSLYGHVDGAVQAAWYLSTGNLEGVSRDTERAVIMLKQICEQNGYLGYIVREALQSYLQGFWGEALVRYALAAETGLGVAQNNVAYLCEELKQSYDCQWRYYNHSTMNYAPHDSGLLKMGDYYYSSSRLGAVDQAISLYSRAALAGSSQGIYKLVVLAEEGHDVPLIIRDRLNISIHDGLDIVVERLLQRCVELDEDEDLTPCTLALLRVRMGKSWRKMTQDPIQLSLVYISVVTLIIALITVLIQSALECLQVHIPARQRRHTTDRAVDDRTGTSPVNQAEVNGNGQQDPNDPIRREDRMSRTVRMAQGLWSILLRDGQRMQQTVDLAVTVSGVCLCVLCTLILHHLL